The following nucleotide sequence is from Achromobacter spanius.
GTCTTCATGGCCTGCATGGCGGCCACGGTGGCGTCCAGCTTGGCGCGCACTTCGGCATCCAGCTTCGGATCGCGAGCCTTGACCAGTTCGGACAAGCTTGCGCCCTTGACCTCTTTGCCGTCGATGCGGGTGTAGGCGCCCAGGTAGACGTTGCGGATGCCGATCTGGTCGTAGTAGTGCGAGTTGTGGGTGTTGTCCGAGAAGCAGTCGTGCTCTTCTTCGGGGTCATGCAGCATCAGGCCCAGCTTCATGCGTTCGCCGGCCAGTTCGCCGTACGACAGGCTGCCCAGACCGGTCAGCATGGCAATCAGCCCTGCCTTGGGATCTTCTTCGACGGCCTTGCGCGCGGCGCCTTCCTTCTTCCAGTTACCCACCATTTCTTCCAGGTCGGTCACCAGCAGATCCGTCACGGCCTTCAGGAATTCAATGCGGCGCTCGCAGTGGCCGCCCGTGCATTGCTTGGTGTCGAAGTCCGTGTGCGGGCGGTTGCCCGAATGGCGCTCTTGCGGCGTGCCCTTGCGGTCGGCCGGCGCGGGGCCGGAGCCGTTCAGGTCCTGGCCCCAAAGCAGGAATTCGATGGCGTGATAGCCCGTGGCCACGTTGGCTTCGTTGCCGTCGGCTTCGTGCAGCACTTCAGACAGCAGTTGCGGCGTGATCTTGCTGACGTCCACCGTCTTGCCGCCCACCGAGATCTTGGAATTGGCGATGACGTTGACGGCGTAGAAAGCGTTTTCGTCGTTTTCGGTGCCGTACGAAGCGTCGACGTAGTCGATCAGGCCCTCGTCCAGCGGCCAGGCATTCACGCGGCCTTCCCAATCGTCAACGATGGGGTTGCCGAAGCGGTAAGCCTCCGTTTGCTGGTAGGGCACGCGGGCCGCCAGCCAGGCTTCGCGCGCGGCCTTCAGCGTGTCGGGGCTGGGCTTGGCGATCAGTGCATTGATGGCCGTGCGCAGCGTCTTGGCGGCGGTCAGCGAGTCTTCATAGCCCGCCAGCGCCAGGTCCGAATAGGTGGCGACCACGGCGCGAGGCTCTGCCGCCGCGTGGGCCGTTCCTCCGAATACCGCCGCGGCCAGCACCGCTCCCAACAACAACTTGCGCATCGACTTTCTCCCGTGACTCGAACGGTGTCCGCCCCCGCGGCGGGCCGTTCCGACTTCAGTTTTGAGGATGCGAGTGTAAACAATTTTCGTTTGATATTCAGCCCTAAGTCAGATACCTGACACTTTTTTGAACGGCTTTCCCGATGGAATCCGCGCAATATCAAGGGCTCGCCGCTACTATCCGGCAAGCTCTCTTCCCTCCCCCGATCCATGGAACTTCGACAACTCCGCTATTTCGTCCGGGTGGCCGAACTGGGCAGGATCGATCGCCCGCACGCCGCGCGATCTGGCGGGCCAGCACGCGGTAGTGGTGGGCTGGGGCGCCATCGGCCAGCGCATTGGCGCCTTGCTGCGCGCGCTGGGCCTGACCCTGACAGTGGTGCGCCATTCCGCCACGCCAGTGGCGGATGCCCGTCACACCGCCACGTATGACGCGCTGGCGGCGGGCCGCTGGTGAACCGGCTGGTCGGCTGATAGGTCGGCTGATAGGTCGGCGAGTGGCTCGCTGCGCGGCCAGCCTACGTCGACCCGCGATACGTCCCCTTAAATGGTGCGCCATGCACCAAATTGGTTCACGCAAGGCACCAGCCCGAAGCTCGAGCGGGCTCCGCCGCACGAAAAGCCCGGGAGAACTCCAAGGAAAAGCCCCACGCGCAAACCTGGCACGGGTTTTGCTTGATGACTGGTATGCAAGCTTGTCTACAAGACAGGCCTCAGACCCAAATCCATGCAAGCCCTCCAGGAGCCCTCATGATCAACCGCAATGCGCCCTTTGCTTTCAACGCCACCCGCCGCCGCCTGATCCAGGGCGCCGCCATGGGCGCCGCGACGCTGGCCGCGCCCGCGCTGGTGCGCGCGCAGTCGGGTCCGGTGATACGCATCGGCTTCTGGCCCGTTGCCGCCGGCCTGCCGTTTTACGCCGCGGTTGAAAAAGGCTATTTCAAGGAAGCCGGCCTGAATGTCGAGCCGCTGAAGTTCGCCGGCGCGCAGCAGGTCATGGAAGCCATGCTGGCCGGTCGCGCGGACGGCAGCGCCAACGGCACGGGCTCGGCCAACCTGGCCATCGGCGAAATCGCCTCGCCCGGCCTGTTCAAGATTTTTGCGTCCAACCCCAGCAACGCCAAGAACGTGCTGGATGAGTTCATCGTCGCGAAAGACAGTCCCATCAAATCCATAGCAGACCTCAAGGGGAAAAAGGTCGGATCTGGACCCGGCATCCAGAACGCCACGCTGGCCAAAGCAGTACTGGAGCGCGCCGGCGCAACCGGGGCAACCGTGGTCGAGTTGGCAATCAGCCAGCACGTAGCCGCGGTTGCCGCCGGCCAGTTGGATGCGTGCTACACGCTGGAACCCACGGGCACGGTGGGCCGCCTGAACGGCACCACGCGCGTGCTGGAAACCGGCGTCATCGCCAAGTACGTATTGGGCGATCCCATGGCGCCGTGGTTCGGCGGCTCGGCCTCGCTGACCACCGCCTTCCTGAAAAAGCATCCGGAAGAAAGCAAGAAATTCATCGCGGCCTATGCGCGCGGCATTGAACTGATCCGCACCAAGCCGGCCGAGGCGCGCCCCTTCATGAAGGGCTACACCGCCATCGAAGGCCCCATGACCGAAGAAGTGCCGCTGGCCGCCTACACGCTCTACAACGAGTTCACGGCAAGCGACATCCAGTACTTCCAGAAATTCTTCGACCTGTTCACCGACAAGGGCATCTTCGCGCAAAAGGTCGACGTGTCGAGCATGCTTTACAAGGGCTGATCCATGACAGCAACGTCTGCAACGCCCGCCGCGGCCACCGCCTCTGCTGGCGCCGCCGCCCCCGCCAAGGCGCCGCCGCGCAAGTTCGATGCGTCGCGCTTCCTGCCGCTGATCGGGCCCCTGGCGCTCTTCGTCATCTGGGACCTGGTTGTGCGGCTGCAACTGGTCAGCCCCGTGCTGTTGCCCACCCCCAGCGCCACTATCGTGGCCTTGGTAAAGGGTCTGGCGGGCGGCCCGCTGCTGTGGGATTTCCTGTCGTCCCTGAACCGCACGCTGCAAGCCTTCGTCATTGCCGGCGTCATCGGCGTGCCGCTGGGCGTGCTCTTGGGCAGCAATGAAAAGGCCTATCGCAGCGTGGAGTTCCTGGTGGACTTCTTCCGCTCCACGCCGTCGTCCGCGCTGATCCCGCTGTTCCTGATGATCTTCGGCGTCACCGACATGAACAAGATCGCCATCGCGGCCTTCGCGGCCGTGCTGGTGATTCTGTTCAACAGCGCCTATGGCGTCATCAACGCGCGCAAGCAGCGCGTGATGGCGGCCCGCGTGATGGGCGCATCGCGCTGGCAGATCTTCAAGGACGTGCTGATCTGGGAAAGCCTGCAACCCACGTTCGTGGGCTTGCGCAGTGGCGTGTCGATGGCGCTGGTGATCGTGATCGTGGCCGAAATGTTCATCGGGTCCGACAGTGGGCTGGGCAATCGCATCATCAATTCGCAGCAGGTGCTGAACGTGCGCGAGATGTATGCGTCCATCCTGGCGGCGGGCGCGCTGGGCTATGTGCTGAACATTCTTTTTCTTGTGCTGGAAAAGCGCGTGGTCCATTGGAGCGGCCGATAAATGTCTACCGTCATCAATCCCATCATCGCCCCCGCCCCCGCCGCCGCGCCATTTGCGCCCGGCCCCTTGGGCACGCACATCACCATTCGCGGCCTGACCAAGTATTTCGCGGGCTGGCCGCTGTATGAAGACTTCAACCTGGACATCCCCAAAGGCAAGATCGTTTCGGTGTTTGGCCCTAACGGCTGCGGCAAGTCCACGCTGATCAACATGATCGCGGGCCTGATTCCCATCGATGCGGGCGAGATCCTGTTCGATGGCAAATCGCTGGCGCAAACGAAGATCGGCTACGTGTTCCAGAACTACCGCGAAGCCATGTTCCCGTGGCTGCGCACCATCGACAACATCGCCTACCCGCTGCGGCTGGAAGGCCGCAGCAAGGCCGAAGTGGATGCGCGCGTGGAAGAGTTGGTGGCCTCGTTCGACGTCAAGTTCGACTTGAAACGCTATCCGTATGAACTGTCGGGCGGGCAGCAGCAGACGGCGTCCATCATGCGCGCGCTTGCACCCGGACCCGAGGTGCTGTTCCTGGACGAACCGTTTTCGGCGCTGGACTTCGAGATGACGCTGTTCATCCGCGAAAAGCTGCAAGAGGTATTTTTGCAGACCGGCACGACGATGCTGCTGGTGTCGCATGACCTGGAAGAAGCCGTGTACCTGGCCGACCAGGTGCTGCTCTTGACCAAGCGGCCCACGCGCGTGGCGGAAATTCTGGACTACACCGACGCCCGCCCGCGCACCGTGGAAACCTTGTCTGAACCCAGCTTCATCCAGATGAAGAAACTGAGCCTGGAAATTTTCCAGCGCGAAGTGCGCAAGTAGGTCAAACCAGCATCTATCGGGAGCCTCCGCCATGACCCAGGAAACCATCGATCAATACGTGCGTAGCGCCTTGGCGCTGTCGGGCTATGCCTTGCGCGAATCCACCACGGTGGAAGTCGTGCAGCAGTTCGCGCGCATCCACGACATTGCGGCAAGCTTTGTCGACGAGCCGTTGCCCGTGGAACTGGAATCCGCATCGGTGTTCCGTCCATGAGCGGCCCCGCCACCGACATCGCCCGCCAGGTTGCCAGCGGCGAGCGCAGCGCCGTCGCGGTGCTGGACGCCACCTTGGCGCGCATCCGCGAACGCGACGCCCGCTACAACTGTTTTACCGCCATCACCGAAGCGCGCGCGCGTCAGGAAGCCGCCGCCATCGACGCGCGCCGCGCCCGTGGCGAAGCGCTGCCGCCGCTGGCCGGCGTGCCCTACGCCGTCAAGAACCTGTTCGACATCGCCGACGAAGTCACCTTGGCGGGGGGCCGCGTCAATGCCGCCAACCCGCCCGCCCGCCACGACGCCCGCCTGGTCACGCGCTTGCGCGAGGCCGGCGCGGTGCTGGTCGGCGCCTTGAACATGGACGAACACGCGTACGGCTTCACCACCGAAAACACGCACTACGGCCCCTGCCGCAACCCGCATGACGTCACCCGGGTCGCGGGCGGCTCGTCCGGCGGTAGCGCGGCCGCCGTCGCGGGCGGACTGGTGCCGCTGACCTTGGGGTCCGACACCAACGGGTCGATCCGGGTGCCGGCGTCCCTGTGCGGCGTCTTTGGCTTGAAGCCGACCTATGGCCGCCTGCCCCGCACCGGTTCCTTTCCGTTCGTGGGCAGCCTGGATCACCTGGGGCCGTTCGCGGCCAGCGCCAGCGACCTGGCCGCCGCCTACGATGCGCTGCAAGGGCCGGACGCCGACGACGCCGCCTGCGCGCAACACGCCGCCGAACCCGTGCTACCCGCGCTTGCGGCCGGCGCGCGCAAGCTGCGCGTGGCGGTCCTGGGCGGCTACTTCAACGATTGGGCCGGCCCCGCCGCGCGCCGTGCCGTCGAGATCGCCGCGCGCGCCCTGGACGCCACCGCCATCGTTGAACTGCCCGGCGCCACACAAGCCCGGGCCGCCGCCTTCATCATCACGGCGGCCGAAGGCGGGGCCTTGCATCGGCGCAAGCTGGTCACCCACTACGACTACTACGAACCCTATTCCCGCGACCGCCTCGTGGCCGGCAGCCTGGTGCCCGCAGCCTGGGTGCAGCAGGCGCAACGCATCCGCCACCGCGTCTACCGCGAGGCCTTGGCGCTGTTCGACCAGTACGACGTGCTGATCGCGCCCGCCACGCCCGTGTCCGCCACGCCCATCGGCACCGACTGGCTGACGCTGGCGGACAAGGAACTGCCGGCGCGCGCCAGCATGGGGCTGTTGACGCAGCCCATTTCATGCATCGGCCTGCCCGTATGCACCGCCCCCACCTGGCCAGACGCCGAGCAGGACGGCCACCTGCCGCTAGGCGTGCAACTGATCGGCGCGCCCTGGCGCGAAGCCGATTGCCTGGCCGCCGCCTACGCGCTGGAACAGGCCGGCGCGGCGCAGGTCCGGACAGTCTGACGCTTACCGACGCATAGCCACCCCAGCCACCCCAGCCACCCCGCCCGCCTTCGACTACGCCCGACCGCCCCATACCTTTTCGCAATCAAGGCCCCGTTATGGAAACTGCTTTCGCTGCCATCGACATGCCGCGCACCCTGGCCGACACGGCCTACGGGGCTTTGAAACGCGACATCCTGGACTTCCGGCTGGCGCCGGGCGACCGCTTCACTGAAACCGAAATCGCGGAACGGCTGCAGGTCAGTCGCACCCCGGTGCGCGAAGCGCTGTTCCGGCTGGAACGCGAAGGCTATCTGGAAGTTCGGCAGCGCAACGGCTGGTTGGTCAAGCCGCTGGACTTCAACACGCTGGACCATTTCTACGAACTGCGCAGCGTGCTGGAAATCGCGTCTGTCCATGCCTTGTGCGCTCCTGGGCAACTGCCCGATCCGCTGCGCGCGCTACAAGCCTTGGCGGACACGTGGCTGGTCAGCCCCAGCGAACGTTCCAACGATGGCGAATGGCTGGCCGACCTGGACGAACGCTTCCATATCGACCTGGTGGCGGCCGCCGGCAACCCGGAAATCTCGCGCGTGCATCGCGCCGCCACCGAACGCATCCGCATCGTGCGCCGGCTGGACTTCACGCTGCAGGACCGCATCGACAATACCTACGAAGAACACGGCGCAATCTTGCGCGCAGTGCTCGCGCGTGACGGCGCCGTTGCCGCGCAACTGCTGCAGGCGCATATCCATGACAGCCAGACCGCGGTGCGTAAGATCACCCTGCACCGCCTGTACTCCACGCGGCATGCCAAGGCGGCATGAAGACGCAGCGGTACGGAAGGCCGGGGTTCATGCCCCGGCGCTCGGTGTCAGGCTCATACCCCGGGTTTCGCGCCCACGCTCACCCCGCCCGCAACCAGCGCTGCAACACGCGCGATATGACCGGGATGCAGATGAACACCATGATGGGTGTCAATATCACACTCGTGATCAGCACGCGCCAGAACACCGGCAGCATGTTCAAGTGTTCGCTGACCAGAATCGAAAACACCAGCAGCACCGGAAAATAGGCCAGCCAGATGCTTACGGCCTGCTTCCAGCGTGGCGGCGCGCTGGCCGCCTTGGGTGCGAACCAGCCCTCCGTTCCGCTGACGCGGTGCTCATGGCTCGCGCGCACCAGATTCGCGCCGCGTTCCAGCCACATGCGGCGCGGCAAGGACTTTTCCCAGCGCAACAAGCTGGCCTCGTCGGTAAAGCGCAGCACGATCTGGTACTCGTCACCCCCTTCAGGCGGTTGCAGCACACCCGACCCCAAGAAGCCGGGGAACCCCGCCGCCAGGATTTCGCCCTGGCGCATCCAGGACAAAAAATCGCTATAGCGTTCGGGCGCAATGTGACGGGTAACCAGCATGGTGACCGGGGCAGAAACAGCGGAACTGGACATGACGGAACTCCTGAGCAACGGTGCAGCTTGTTATGCAGTGTTAACCCTAGCAATCCGCGTGCCAGCCTTGCGGCGCAGCATTTCCCAGGCGTGAATGAAGACAAGGCGCAACGCCCGAGGTTTTGCGCACCGCAGCACACACCATATTGGTGATTACCCCTACTTAACGCACCACATCGGTGCATTCGGAGAAAGCTTATGGACATCAACCTGCCCGACGTCGTCGCCGAGGTCACCACCGCCTTCGAGCGCTACGAAACGGCGTTGGTCACGAATAACGTCGAGGAGCTGGACACGCTGTTCTGGAACAGCCCCCACACGCTGCGCTACGGCGCCAGTGAAAACCTCTACGGCTATGACGCCATCCGCGAATTCCGCGCGGGCCGTTCACCGCAAGGATTGGCCCGCCGCGTCCTGCGCACCGCCATCACCACCTACGGCACCGACTTCGCCACCACCAATATTGAATTCCAGCGCGAAGGCAGCGACCGCATCGGTCGCCAAAGCCAGACCTGGATGCGTACCCCCGCGGGTTGGCGCGTGGTGTCGGCGCACGTCAGCTTGATGGCATGACGGGTGCACAATGACACATCTCGCATCAAGACATCACGCGCTTGATGATTGAGCGCATCGCGCACCAGGTCTACACTGACCCTACCTTTTTTCCGCCGGAGCATTTGCCCATGAGCACATACAAGATTGCGGTTTTTGTCGGCAGCCTGCGCGCCGCCTCGATCAATTTGCGATTGGCCCGAGCGCTTGAAAAGTTGGTTCCCGCGGACTTCAAATTCGAGTATGTGAGCCTGGGCGACATCCCCCTGTACAACCAGGACAACGAAAACAACCTGCCCGCCCCCGCCGCCAAGCTCAAGCAGCAGATCGCCGACGCGCAAGGCATTCTTTTCGTATCCCCTGAGCACAACCGCTCGGTGCCCGCCGCCATCAAGAACGCCATCGATTGGGGCTCGCGCCCGTGGGGCCAGAATTCCTGGCCGGGCAAGGCCGTCGGCATCGTGGGCGCGTCCCCCAGCGCCGCCGGCACCGCGATGATGCAACAGCACCTGCGCAACATCCTGGCCGCCGAAGGCGCCAACGCGCTGACCACGC
It contains:
- the hpxZ gene encoding oxalurate catabolism protein HpxZ; translated protein: MDINLPDVVAEVTTAFERYETALVTNNVEELDTLFWNSPHTLRYGASENLYGYDAIREFRAGRSPQGLARRVLRTAITTYGTDFATTNIEFQREGSDRIGRQSQTWMRTPAGWRVVSAHVSLMA
- a CDS encoding ABC transporter ATP-binding protein encodes the protein MSTVINPIIAPAPAAAPFAPGPLGTHITIRGLTKYFAGWPLYEDFNLDIPKGKIVSVFGPNGCGKSTLINMIAGLIPIDAGEILFDGKSLAQTKIGYVFQNYREAMFPWLRTIDNIAYPLRLEGRSKAEVDARVEELVASFDVKFDLKRYPYELSGGQQQTASIMRALAPGPEVLFLDEPFSALDFEMTLFIREKLQEVFLQTGTTMLLVSHDLEEAVYLADQVLLLTKRPTRVAEILDYTDARPRTVETLSEPSFIQMKKLSLEIFQREVRK
- a CDS encoding ABC transporter permease, with translation MTATSATPAAATASAGAAAPAKAPPRKFDASRFLPLIGPLALFVIWDLVVRLQLVSPVLLPTPSATIVALVKGLAGGPLLWDFLSSLNRTLQAFVIAGVIGVPLGVLLGSNEKAYRSVEFLVDFFRSTPSSALIPLFLMIFGVTDMNKIAIAAFAAVLVILFNSAYGVINARKQRVMAARVMGASRWQIFKDVLIWESLQPTFVGLRSGVSMALVIVIVAEMFIGSDSGLGNRIINSQQVLNVREMYASILAAGALGYVLNILFLVLEKRVVHWSGR
- a CDS encoding NAD(P)-dependent oxidoreductase, coding for MNGFPDGIRAISRARRYYPASSLPSPDPWNFDNSAISSGWPNWAGSIARTPRDLAGQHAVVVGWGAIGQRIGALLRALGLTLTVVRHSATPVADARHTATYDALAAGRW
- a CDS encoding antibiotic biosynthesis monooxygenase, with amino-acid sequence MSSSAVSAPVTMLVTRHIAPERYSDFLSWMRQGEILAAGFPGFLGSGVLQPPEGGDEYQIVLRFTDEASLLRWEKSLPRRMWLERGANLVRASHEHRVSGTEGWFAPKAASAPPRWKQAVSIWLAYFPVLLVFSILVSEHLNMLPVFWRVLITSVILTPIMVFICIPVISRVLQRWLRAG
- a CDS encoding DUF4089 domain-containing protein, encoding MTQETIDQYVRSALALSGYALRESTTVEVVQQFARIHDIAASFVDEPLPVELESASVFRP
- a CDS encoding NADPH-dependent FMN reductase, producing the protein MSTYKIAVFVGSLRAASINLRLARALEKLVPADFKFEYVSLGDIPLYNQDNENNLPAPAAKLKQQIADAQGILFVSPEHNRSVPAAIKNAIDWGSRPWGQNSWPGKAVGIVGASPSAAGTAMMQQHLRNILAAEGANALTTPEVFLQYSDGLVDDQYTITNEGTRKFLQGWVDRYVDWVKKMST
- a CDS encoding ABC transporter substrate-binding protein translates to MINRNAPFAFNATRRRLIQGAAMGAATLAAPALVRAQSGPVIRIGFWPVAAGLPFYAAVEKGYFKEAGLNVEPLKFAGAQQVMEAMLAGRADGSANGTGSANLAIGEIASPGLFKIFASNPSNAKNVLDEFIVAKDSPIKSIADLKGKKVGSGPGIQNATLAKAVLERAGATGATVVELAISQHVAAVAAGQLDACYTLEPTGTVGRLNGTTRVLETGVIAKYVLGDPMAPWFGGSASLTTAFLKKHPEESKKFIAAYARGIELIRTKPAEARPFMKGYTAIEGPMTEEVPLAAYTLYNEFTASDIQYFQKFFDLFTDKGIFAQKVDVSSMLYKG
- a CDS encoding AtzE family amidohydrolase, which codes for MSGPATDIARQVASGERSAVAVLDATLARIRERDARYNCFTAITEARARQEAAAIDARRARGEALPPLAGVPYAVKNLFDIADEVTLAGGRVNAANPPARHDARLVTRLREAGAVLVGALNMDEHAYGFTTENTHYGPCRNPHDVTRVAGGSSGGSAAAVAGGLVPLTLGSDTNGSIRVPASLCGVFGLKPTYGRLPRTGSFPFVGSLDHLGPFAASASDLAAAYDALQGPDADDAACAQHAAEPVLPALAAGARKLRVAVLGGYFNDWAGPAARRAVEIAARALDATAIVELPGATQARAAAFIITAAEGGALHRRKLVTHYDYYEPYSRDRLVAGSLVPAAWVQQAQRIRHRVYREALALFDQYDVLIAPATPVSATPIGTDWLTLADKELPARASMGLLTQPISCIGLPVCTAPTWPDAEQDGHLPLGVQLIGAPWREADCLAAAYALEQAGAAQVRTV
- a CDS encoding imelysin family protein produces the protein MRKLLLGAVLAAAVFGGTAHAAAEPRAVVATYSDLALAGYEDSLTAAKTLRTAINALIAKPSPDTLKAAREAWLAARVPYQQTEAYRFGNPIVDDWEGRVNAWPLDEGLIDYVDASYGTENDENAFYAVNVIANSKISVGGKTVDVSKITPQLLSEVLHEADGNEANVATGYHAIEFLLWGQDLNGSGPAPADRKGTPQERHSGNRPHTDFDTKQCTGGHCERRIEFLKAVTDLLVTDLEEMVGNWKKEGAARKAVEEDPKAGLIAMLTGLGSLSYGELAGERMKLGLMLHDPEEEHDCFSDNTHNSHYYDQIGIRNVYLGAYTRIDGKEVKGASLSELVKARDPKLDAEVRAKLDATVAAMQAMKTRAETVETYDQMIADGNKEGNAVVQAAIDRLVDQTRSLERVITLLELGKVAIEGSDSLDKPDAVFK
- a CDS encoding GntR family transcriptional regulator; the protein is METAFAAIDMPRTLADTAYGALKRDILDFRLAPGDRFTETEIAERLQVSRTPVREALFRLEREGYLEVRQRNGWLVKPLDFNTLDHFYELRSVLEIASVHALCAPGQLPDPLRALQALADTWLVSPSERSNDGEWLADLDERFHIDLVAAAGNPEISRVHRAATERIRIVRRLDFTLQDRIDNTYEEHGAILRAVLARDGAVAAQLLQAHIHDSQTAVRKITLHRLYSTRHAKAA